One region of Salvia miltiorrhiza cultivar Shanhuang (shh) chromosome 3, IMPLAD_Smil_shh, whole genome shotgun sequence genomic DNA includes:
- the LOC131015933 gene encoding uncharacterized protein LOC131015933 isoform X3, which yields MEVELEPRVKPLGYKVKAMSRESPAQKAAHLLDTDLRNHWSTATNTKEWILLELDEPCLLSHIRIYNKSVLEWEISVGLRYKPETFVKVRPRCEAPRRDMMYPMNYTPCRFVRISCMRGNPIALFFVQLIGISVPGLEAEFHPVANYLLPYIISHKQDAVDMHLQLLQDVTSRLARFLPHLEADLNSFAEAAEPTMRFLAMLAGPFYPILQIASERENARLAPNIPDYEASKINVSSTALTVSSNFEPRRSRTTSSVSLPISMHLVFRPDAVLLLLRKAYKDPNLGSVCRTASRILLKFMEPVLMHEVSGLASEITSSVPDETSKSDHRDPISLPDYSNLLGEEFQIPCDSWDLTYLNVLDSAAVEEGLVHVLYASASQPLHCSKLAENTSDLWLALPLIQALLPALRPNSSSPYQIDDKFSLWKQPFVQNALSQIVATSSSAIYCPLLRACAGYLASFSPSHAKAACVLIDLCCGVLAPWTAQVIAKVDLTIELLEDLLGAIQGAHVSFSRARAALKYIVLMLSGNMDDLMAKYKEAKFQLLFLVEMLEPYLEPSLTPLKGMIAFGNVSSIFTENQEKNCATAINVIRTAVRKSAVLPSLEAEWRRGSVAPSVLLSVLDPQMQLPPDIDNRKFPSPGRVEPQSLASLPLSSRHGVISSRSNSQETTDAKVDITDTIGRVDVLEDANLLFAPPDLNRMSLVHVPSSTDKKISDSNHLNGIEFNNLLADYSQLTNYRDCELRASEFRRLALNLISQNKLTQESHDVAIDALLLAAECYINPYFMIYLKDNSSYVSKIYPKNSNNHGPTDMERIFGRKDNDLKLVADIERRRDRVVLEILIEAAGLDRKYREVASEGEILGLPVEGGDDVNLFQQDNLSADAITLVRQNQALLCNFLIHHLQRDSHQEQHPRHEILMWCLLFLLHSATKLFCAPEHVVDVILKFAESFNMHLKSFCCQSKEGNPQLNHFKLHEVQRCWILLQNLVIASSGNDERSVLPVNVRNGFRFSNLIPNLVWLQKVPAFSSSPFPIVRYFGWMAIARNAKQFLDERLFLVSDLPELTYLLSIFSDDLSVVDNIVDQKNVDKRIEQLSIHPDIKCEDGSKNLGCEDRWQSFHVLYPVISKFFPSFKEDFIGFGETILEAVGLQMKFLSTYMVPDLMCWFSDLCLSPFVQSKNTLALSQDKPDHYKGFVAKNAKAVILYILEAIVVEHMEAMVPEIPRVVQVFVSLCRTSYCDVSFLDSILHLLKPIIAYSLSKVPAEEDSLVDDSCENFESLCFSELFRNIKSADTNLDTPVEKGKCQALTIYVLASVFGNLSFQRKTEFLQSALLWADFASSDGTNSLPDYICAYQALMENCRDLLIATSKVWGIIPLNVSPDSDTSISSVDGFSEFSSWFLNDICNSPSPAEVSGNHQDDSKSVADVNQNVCQLTLEEVKTLLEELEAIISKLSPTLEQCWRLHHKLSKKLTLTCAECLLYSRCLWFITDRVSASSGVEDIHPSKLSDDVQDIWRTSLEGLSKMILLLQDKHCWEVASLLIDSLLGVPQHFCLDNVISDICFAIKNFANSAPNISCRILTDKLIQLLLARGIHKICQNEGPLVDLFCAMLVHPEPEQRYIALKHLGRLVGQDVDGGRLILSSTTESIIATSDLPTSANEQILCALVTATWDNVALMASSDTSLLLRTNATSLLVNFLPFAERSKLQSFLASADNILQCLTSLSQPTRYGPLTQFSLALMASVFLYCPSEDISLIPESIWRSIETLGMSKIDRYCTSLEKKACEALCRLKSDGEQAKQVLREVLSSSPPKQHLPDFLTIRESILTVIGNLTSAKSYLDFFSEEAEQKLMELEETEIEMEFLQKEHPLPDSSTKFKDWRQLPFMSAYSKDDLRLQQIKEGIKSIEKAKLREEIVARRQQKLLLRRARQQFLEEAALREAELIQKIDRERADEVEKELERQKLLELERAKTRELRNNLEMEKEKQAQRDLQRELEQVESGVRPSRREFSSSGHTGRARDRYRERETSREGSEGSIRTSSRGADGVASTTAAALPGRGSFSGQLPTILQSRERTDECGSSYEENMDGSKDSGDTGSVGDPDMEGQPISFGSGQRHGSRGSKSRQIIERRERDGRREGKWERKH from the exons ATGGAGGTAGAGTTGGAGCCAAGAGTGAAGCCATTGGGTTACAAAGTGAAGGCGATGTCCAGAGAATCACCTGCACAGAAGGCTGCTCACCTGCTCGACACAGACCTCCGTAACCATTGGTCCACCGCCACTAACACCAAAGAATGGATCTTGCTCGAGCTCGAC GAACCTTGCTTGCTCTCGCACATACGGATATATAATAAGTCAGTTCTGGAATGGGAAATTTCAGTTGGATTACGTTATAAG CCAGAGACCTTTGTTAAAGTTCGTCCCCGCTGTGAAGCACCTCGGCGTGATATGATGTACCCAATGAATTACACACCTTGCCGCTTTGTGCGGATATCTTGTATGCGTGGGAACCCAATAGCTTTGTTTTTTGTTCAG CTAATTGGGATTTCGGTTCCTGGTTTAGAGGCAGAGTTCCATCCTGTTGCTAACTACTTGTTACCATACATTATATCACATAAACAAGATGCTGTGGATATGCATCTCCAG TTGCTTCAAGACGTCACAAGTCGGTTGGCAAGGTTTCTCCCTCACCTTGAG GCTGATCTTAATAGCTTTGCAGAAGCTGCAGAACCTACTATGCGTTTTCTGGCTATGCTTGCTGGTCCATTTTATCCCATCCTTCAGATTGCAAGCGAAAG AGAGAATGCAAGGCTGGCTCCTAATATTCCTGATTATGAAGCTTCCAAGATCAATGTGTCGTCAACTGCCTTGACAGTTTCCTCGAACTTTGAG CCAAGGAGGTCGCGGACTACATCCTCCGTCTCCTTACCTATATCCATGCACTTGGTTTTCCGTCCTGATGCAGTCCTTTTACTACTCAGAAAGGCTTATAAAGATCCCAACCTGGGGAGTGTTTGCAGGACG GCATCAAGAATTCTTTTGAAGTTTATGGAGCCTGTGCTAATGCATGAAGTATCTGGTCTAGCTTCAGAGATTACATCTTCTGTACCTGATGAGACTTCTAAATCTGATCATCGTGATCCTATTTCATTACCTGATTACTCAAATTTGTTGGGGGAGGAATTTCAGATTCCATGTGATTCTTGGGACCTCACGTACCTAAATGTGTTAGATTCTGCAGCTGTTGAAGAAGGACTAGTGCATGTTCTTTATGCTTCTGCTTCCCAG CCATTACATTGTAGCAAGCTGGCTGAAAATACATCAGATCTTTGGCTGGCATTACCACTAATTCAAGCCTTGCTTCCAG CACTTCGACCTAATTCAAGCAGTCCTTACCAGATTGATGACAAGTTCTCTCTTTGGAAACAACCATTCGTACAAAATGCACTTTCTCAG ATTGTGGCAACTTCATCTTCAGCGATCTACTGTCCTCTGCTTCGGGCTTGTGCTGGCTATTTAGCATCTTTCTCACCATCACAT GCTAAAGCAGCGTGTGTTCTTATTGATCTGTGCTGTGGTGTGTTGGCACCATGGACTGCTCAAGTGATTGCAAAG GTGGACTTGACCATTGAGCTCTTGGAGGACCTTTTGGGTGCGATCCAG GGTGCTCATGTTTCATTCTCCCGTGCACGTGCCGCCCTCAAGTATATTGTCCTGATGCTATCTGGAAACATGGATGATTTAATGGCAAAATATAAG GAAGCTAAGTTCCAGTTACTGTTCTTGGTGGAGATGCTTGAACCTTACCTGGAGCCTTCCTTAACCCCCTTGAAGGGCATGATAGCCTTTGGAAACGTATCTTCCATTTTTACTGAAAATCAGGAAAAGAATTGTGCTACAGCAATAAATGTGATTCGCACAGCAGTAAGGAAGTCTGCTGTGCTTCCGTCATTGGAGGCTGAATGGAGGCGTGGGTCTGTTGCTCCTAG TGTACTTCTTTCAGTTTTGGATCCTCAGATGCAGTTACCTCCTGATATTGACAATCGCAAGTTCCCTTCTCCTGGAAGGGTGGAGCCACAATCATTAGCTTCTCTGCCTCTTTCTTCTCGTCATGGGGTAATCTCTTCTAGGTCAAATAGCCAAGAGACTACCGATGCGAAGGTTGATATTACTGACACCATCGGTAGAGTGGATGTATTGGAGGATGCCAATCTTCTCTTTGCTCCACCAGACCTGAATAGAATGTCCCTTGTTCATGTTCCATCCAGCACAGACAAAAAGATTTCAGATTCAAACCACTTGAAT GGTATTGAATTCAATAATTTGTTGGCTGATTATTCGCAACTCACAAATTATAGAGATTGTGAGCTGAGGGCCTCTGAGTTTAGGCGTTTAGCTCTGAACTTGATCTCCCAGAATAAGCTTACACAGGAGAGTCATGATGTTGCCATAGATGCTTTGCTTCTTGCAGCAGAATGTTATATAAATCCCTACTTTATGATCTATCTCAAGGACAATTCATCTTATGTGAGCAAAATCTACCCCAAAAATTCTAATAATCATGGACCTACAGATATGGAGAGAATTTTCGGACGAAAAGATAACGACTTAAAGCTTGTGGCAGATATTGAAAGGAGAAGGGACAGAGTTGTTCTTGAAATCCTGATTGAGGCAGCTGGCTTAGACAGAAAATATCGCGAAGTGGCATCGGAGGGGGAAATCTTGGGATTGCCTGTTGAAGGGGGTGATGATGTTAATTTGTTCCAGCAGGATAATCTTTCTGCAGATGCGATTACCTTGGTTCGGCAGAATCAAGCACTGCTGTGCAATTTCTTGATACATCATTTGCAGAGGGACTCTCATCAGGAGCAGCATCCAAGGCATGAGATTCTAATGTGGTGTCTGCTTTTTCTGTTGCATTCAGCGACTAAATTATTCTGTGCCCCCGAGCATGTGGTTGATGTGATATTAAAGTTTGCTGAATCCTTCAACATGCATTTGAAATCCTTTTGTTGCCAATCGAAGGAAGGAAATCCACAGTTAAACCATTTTAAGCTGCATGAGGTGCAACGCTGCTGGATTCTCCTTCAAAACTTGGTCATTGCTTCAAGTGGCAATGATGAAAGATCTGTACTACCAGTCAATGTCAGAAATGGTTTTCGGTTCTCGAATCTGATTCCTAATTTGGTCTGGCTGCAGAAAGTACCTgccttttcttcttctccttttcCAATTGTTAGGTATTTTGGATGGATGGCAATTGCACGCAACGCCAAGCAATTTCTGGATGAGCGTCTCTTCCTTGTTTCTGATTTGCCAGAGTTAACATATCTTTTATCTATATTCTCAGATGACCTCTCAGTAGTTGATAACATTGTTGATCAGAAAAATGTGGATAAAAGGATTGAGCAATTGAGTATTCACCCAGATATAAAATGTGAGGATGGAAGCAAAAATCTAGGCTGTGAAGATAGATGGCAATCTTTTCATGTTCTATATCCTGTAATCAGCAAATTCTTTCCTAGTTTTAAGGAAGACTTTATAGGTTTTGGTGAAACTATTTTGGAGGCAGTTGGCCTGCAAATGAAATTTCTTTCTACCTATATGGTGCCAGATCTAATGTGTTGGTtttctgatttatgcttaagtCCCTTTGTTCAGAGTAAGAATACCCTTGCCTTATCCCAAGACAAGCCTGACCATTACAAAGGTTTTGTTGCCAAGAATGCAAAAGCCGTCATCCTTTACATCCTTGAAGCTATTGTAGTTGAGCACATGGAAGCAATGGTTCCAGAAATACCAAGAGTGGTGCAAGTGTTTGTATCCCTTTGTCGGACATCATACTGCGATGTATCATTTCTTGATTCGATATTGCATTTGTTAAAGCCCATTATAGCATATTCCCTTAGTAAGGTGCCTGCTGAGGAAGACTCATTAGTAGATGATTCATGTGAGAATTTTGAATCTTTATGCTTCAGTGAGCTCTTTAGAAATATAAAGTCTGCTGACACGAATCTAGATACTCCTGTGGAAAAAGGAAAATGCCAGGCACTAACAATATATGTTCTAGCTTCCGTTTTTGGTAATTTGTCCTTCCAGAGGAAAACAGAATTCTTACAGTCTGCCCTGTTATGGGCTGATTTTGCTTCTTCTGATGGAACAAACTCCTTGCCTGATTATATTTGTGCATACCAAGCTCTCATGGAGAACTGCAGAGACCTACTAATTGCTACTTCTAAAGTCTGGGGTATTATTCCACTTAACGTTTCTCCAGATTCCGATACTAGCATTAGCTCCGTTGATGGTTTTTCTGAGTTCTCCTCCTGGTTTCTCAATGATATATGCAATTCCCCCTCGCCTGCAGAGGTATCCGGAAACCATCAAGATGACAGTAAATCAGTTGCTGATGTCAATCAAAATGTTTGTCAATTGACTTTGGAAGAAGTAAAGACGTTACTGGAAGAACTAGAAGCCATCATTTCAAAACTCAGTCCGACCTTGGAACAGTGCTGGAGACTACATCATAAACTGTCCAAGAAACTGACACTCACATGTGCTGAATGTTTGTTATACTCAAGGTGCTTATGGTTTATTACTGATAGAGTTTCTGCCTCTTCAGGCGTAGAGGATATCCATCCTAGCAAACTTTCCGATGATGTGCAAGATATTTGGAGAACAAGTCTTGAAGGACTATCTAAAATGATCTTACTGCTTCAGGATAAGCATTGTTGGGAGGTCGCATCTCTATTAATTGACTCACTCCTGGGGGTGCCCCAGCACTTTTGTTTGGATAATGTGATTAGTGACATATGCTTTGCAATTAAGAACTTCGCTAACAGCGCTCCAAATATCTCTTGTAGAATATTAACTGACAAGCTGATTCAGTTGTTGTTGGCAAGAGGCATCCATAAGATCTGTCAGAATGAAGGCCCTCTGGTTGATCTTTTCTGTGCCATGCTAGTGCATCCTGAGCCTGAACAAAGATATATTGCACTAAAGCACTTGGGCAGACTTGTGGGCCAGGATGTTGATGGTGGAAGATTAATTTTATCCTCAACAACTGAGTCTATTATAGCTACATCAGATTTGCCGACTTCTGCTAATGAGCAGATTTTATGTGCTTTAGTTACAGCGACATGGGACAATGTAGCCTTGATGGCGTCATCTGATACATCACTGCTCCTAAGAACAAATGCAACATCACTTCTTGTCAACTTCTTACCATTTGCTGAGAGGTCTAAACTGCAATCGTTTCTTGCATCTGCTGACAACATTCTTCAATGTTTGACGTCTCTTTCACAACCGACGCGTTATGGCCCACTTACACAATTCTCTTTGGCGCTCATGGCCAGTGTTTTTCTTTATTGTCCATCTGAAGATATTTCGCTGATTCCGGAAAGTATTTGGAGAAGTATTGAAACTCTTGGAATGTCTAAAATTG ATAGGTATTGCACCAGCCTAGAGAAAAAGGCTTGTGAGGCACTATGTAGACTTAAAAGCGACGGGGAACAGGCTAAACAG GTCTTAAGGGAAGTGCTTTCTTCAAGTCCTCCAAAGCAACATCTCCCTGATTTTTTAACTATCCGCGAATCCATTCTTACG GTTATTGGCAATTTAACCTCTGCCAAATCATACTTGGACTTCTTCTCAGAGGAAGCTGAACAGAAGCTCATG GAACTGGAagaaactgaaatagaaatGGAATTTCTGCAAAAAGAGCATCCACTACCTGATTCGTCCACCAAATTCAAAGATTGGCGCCAGTTACCGTTTATGTCAG CCTATTCGAAGGATGACCTTCGACTGCAACAGATTAAAGAAGGAATTAAATCCAT AGAAAAGGCAAAACTCAGGGAAGAAATAGTCGCTCGGAGGCAACAGAAGCTTCTTTTGAGGCGTGCCCGTCAACAATTTTTGGAAGAGGCAGCTTTACGAGAAGCAGAACTCATTCAGAAAATTGATAG